From the genome of Arthrobacter sp. ERGS1:01:
CGGAGATGGTGGTCCCCTATGGTGACCCGGCCCCGGTGCAGGCGAAGAAGAACGCCTTTGATTCCGGTGAGTACAACATCGGTAACATGGCCAATTCCCTCAAGCTTGGTTGTGATTGCCTGGGTGAGATCCAGTACTTCGACGGGATCACCACCGATAGCCACGGCAACCCGATGACGATCAAGAACGCGATCTGCATGCACGAAGAAGACGACAGCATCTTGTGGAAGCATTTCGATTTCCGGGAGGGCACCGCCGAGGTTCGACGCAACCGTAAACTCGTCATCTCCTTCATCGCCACGGTCGCGAATTACGAGTACGCGTTCTACTGGCACCTGTTCCTTGATGGCAGCATCGAGTTCCTCGTCAAGGCCACCGGTATCCTTTCCACCGCCGCCCAGCACCCGGACCAGCGAACCCCGTATGGTCAGGCGTTGAACAACGACGGTCTCTACGCCCCCATCCACCAGCACCTCTTCAACGTGCGGATGGACTTTGAACTGGACGGGCTGCGGAACTCCGTCTACGAAGTCGATACCGAAATCCCGGAAGACAACCCGACGTTGACGGCGTTCCGGGCCGTGGACCGGCTCCTGGAAACCGAACAAGCCGCGATCCGTAAGGCCGACGTCGCCAAGCACCGCTTCTGGAAGGTCGTCAACCACGAGAGCAAGAACCTCGTCAACGAGCCCGTCGCGTACCGGTTGATCCCAACCAACGCGATCACCCTCGCCGCGGACGAACGCTCCCACGTGAGCCAGCGCGCCCAGTTCGCCCGCAACAACCTCTGGGTCACCCCCTACAACCGGGACGAACGCTTCCCGGCCGGGGAATACCCGAACCAGTCCACCGGCGGCGACGGCCTGCCCGAATGGACCAAAAACGACCGGAACATCGTCGATGAAGACCTCGTGGTCTGGTACACCTTCGGCATGCACCACGTCGTACGCCTCGAAGACTGGCCCGTCATGCCCCGCCAGAACATCGGCTTCATGCTCGAACCCCACGGCTTCTTCGACCAAAACCCCGCACTGAACCTGCCCGACCTCACCCAGGCCGCCACAACAAGCAATGAAAGCACCTGCTGCAACGAGAACTAACACCTCGCAGCTGAACCGTAAAGGCGTTCCTGGGGATACAAGAATACAGCTCTTCAATCGGGGCACAGCTAATGGCTGGCGACAGATGTCGCCAGCCATTAGCTGTCTGGGGCCAACGCCTTGCGGGCGCGTCTGGTGATTGCCATCCCTAGAGCCATGGGCCCTTCACCCATCACACGACTGTGCCTTGGCCCCCTGCAGTCAGCGGGCCAAGGCACGGGCGGCGGTTCAGCTTATGGTGTTCGCAGGGCGGCAAGGACCGAGATGGCCTCTTGAACGACGTCCGTCGCCGGGAAGGACGGCCGTTTCACGCCGGCCATCTGCTCCATGACGCGGACCACCTGGGCGCTGTAGCCGAACTCGTTGTCGTACCAGACGTAGAGAATCAGGTTCTTGTCCGTGGAAACCGTTGCGAGGCCGTCCACGATGCCCGTACGGCGCGAGCCGACGAAGTCCGTGGAAACCACCTCGGGCGAGTCAACGAAGTCGATCTGCCTGCGCAAGTTCGAGTGCAGCGACATCTCACGAAGGTGGCTGTTCACTTCCTCCTTGGTGGTTCCGTTCTCCAGGCTCAGGTTCAAAATGGCCAGGGAAACGTTCGGGGTGGGGACCCTGATGGAACTGCCCGTGAGTTTGCCGAGCATCTCGGGCAGCGCCTTGGCCACGGCTGTGGCGGCACCAGTCTCGGTGATCACCATATTAAGCGCGGCGGAACGGCCGCGGCGGTCACCCGCGTGGAAATTGTCGATCAGGTTCTGGTCATTGGTATAGGAGTGAACGGTCTCCACATGGCCGTGGACCACACCGAACCTGTCGTTGATGGCCTTCAGGACCGGTGTGATGGCATTCGTGGTGCACGATGCCGCTGACACGATCCGGTCCGTATCCACAATGGTGTCGTGGTTGATGCCATGGACGACGTTCTTCAGTTCACCCTTGCCGGGCGCAGTCAGCAATACCCGCGCAACACCCTTGCTCTGCAGGTGCTGGGAGAGACCTTCGGCATCACGCCATCGGCCGGTGTTATCCACCACCAGGGCGTTGTTGATGCCATACTCCGTGTAGTCGATGGTCGCGGGGCTGTCCGAATAGATGACCTGCACCCGGACCCCGTTGGCCGTGATGGTATTGGCGTCCTCGTCAACCCGGATGGTGCCCTCGAAGGGTCCATGGACCGAGTCGCGCCGCAGCAAACTGGCACGCTTGGTCAGGTCGTTGCCGGACCCGCGACGAACCACAATGGCCCGCAGGCGCAAGCCATCACCGCCACCCGCCTTTTCGACAAGGAGCCGGGCCAGCAACCGCCCGATCCGGCCGAAGCCATAAAGCACGACGTCGGTGCCGGTACCGTGGCCGGTGCCGTGTTTGTCGACGATCTCGGCGAGCTCGGAACGAAGGAACTCCTCCAGGGTGACACCGGTTCCCTCGTCCTTGAACTTCTGGTTCAGGCGCGCGATGTCGATTGCGGCCGGGCCAAGCTGAAGCTGCGCCAAAGTGTCCAACAGTGGGGCAGTCTCCTCCGGGAGCAATTCGACCTTGTTGATCCGGCGTGCGAAGCGGTGCGCCTTGAGGATGTTCATGGTGGAATTGTTGATCAAACTTCGGCCATGAATGCTGGTCACCACGTTGTTTTCGCGGTACAGCCGGCCGATTACCGGAATCATGGACTCGGCAAGGGCTTCCCGGCTCATCCAGGTGTCAAGGCAGGAATCTGTGGTTTGTAGCATCGGAATACCTCTATTTCTGCAATCTGTACTGGGCGGACCGAAGGTGGAGCAGGGACCTTTCAGGGTCCGCGTGCTCCCGCCGTTCGGCCGGGAAGACTGTGCCGGCGGCCCACGGCGATGTGGGCGGGGCTTTCGTGGTTTTTTCCGAGACGGGCTCGGCCAGGACGTCTAGATTCACTTCTCCTCCTTGAGATGTGGCCTTCAGTCCATCCTCCTGTCATTTTTGGGTAGGGGAAACACCACTTTGACTAGTCTTAACTACCCTTTTGCATGGGGATGTGTGCGGACCGCCCGCAAATAGACTGAGCAAATGAGTGGCAATGCAGCCTCCATGGGGCTTCCAGACCGACATCGACGTCTTTGGGTGCCGGCCAAGACATCCCGCGTTTACTGTCGCGCCAAACCCGAGGCCGGGCCCATTTCGCAGAGGGGGGCAAAACAAGTCAGGAGCGGCGCCGGGGTTTTTGGAATATTAATCCAAAAAACTTAAAGCGAACGGTTGACTTGAACATCAGTTCATGTCAATGTTTGGACAGCAAAGTGATCCACATCACGCTACCGCGGACCATTCACGAAGATGACATCCACATCTCGTCCATGACGCCTCACGCACACTCCCCAAGGCTTGCTCCCCGAGCAGAACCCCCCTTTAGAGAAACGGTTAAAGACAATGTCCACAACCACCCCTCAGCCCACCCTGGCCACCAGGGAAGCCATCGACTTCTGGCCGGCAACGCCGCTGAGCCCCATGGAAGACAAATGGCAAAGCCTGCGCTGCCGCTTCATCAACGCCAAACCCATCGGCGCCTGGGACGACTTCATCCTCTCCGAATGGGAACTCGAAGCCTGCGCCTGGGAAGACTTCCACCCCCACACCGAAACCAACTTCGTCCTCGCCGGTGAACTCCACATCCACAGCGAAGGCAAAACCGTCATCCTCGGCCCCGGCGACAGCGCACGCGTCAACCCCGGACAAACCGGCCGCTACTGGGCCCCCGTCTACGCCCGCATGGTCACCATCTACGGACCCAACCCCGAAGGACTCGAATCCCACTCCTTCCGCTACGAAACCCTCAACACCAAGTAACTCCCTACTCACTCACCACAACCATTAACAGGAGAACACCATGGAAACCACCCTCGTAGGCACCCTCACCAAAGCCGGCGCCATCCACAAAGTCGAAAACGGCTACCTCGGACTACCCTCAATGAACCTCCCCGGCAGCGAAGCCGCCATCGGCGACTCCCTCCACAACCCCGAAGGCACCGTCATGAGCGCCGGCTTCTTCGAACTCAAAGCCTCCGAACCCGTCGTCTACACCTACACCTACGACGAAATGAAAGTCGTCATCAAAGGCCACTTCATCCTCACCGACCAAACCACCGGCGAAACCACCCACGCCAAAGAACGCGACGTCCTCTTCTTCCCCAAAGGCACCACCGTCAAATTCGAAACCCCCGACTACGGCCTCGGCTTCTTCACCGGCGACCGCACCTTCGCACCCTAAGACCCACCATGCACCCCGGCGTCAAAGAGGACTGCTGCCGTCCCACGCCTGGTCGCTGCCCTGGCATTGACGGCGACTCCCAGCTTCGCAATCTGTGACCCAAGAAGAAGATCCACTAGAAAAGGAGAAAGTAATGACACTACGAGTCGGAATCATTGGTGCAGGCCCCAGCGGCATGGCACAACTGCGGGCGTTCGAATCGGCACGTCAAAAGGGCGCCGCCATCCCCGAGATCCTGTGTTTTGAAAAGCAGGACGACTGGGGTGGCCAATGGAACAGCAGCTGGCGAATGGGCCTGGACGCACACGGCGAGCCCGTCCACACCAGCATGTACCGCCACCTGTGGTCCAACGGCCCAAAGGAATGCCTGGAGTTCTCGGACTACTCCTTTGACGAGCACTTCGGCCGCCCCATTTCCTCCTTCCCCTCCCGCGAGGTCCTCTTCGACTACATCAAGGGGCGTGTGGAAAAGTCCGATGTCCGCAAGTACGTCCAGTTCAACACCGTTGCCCGCCATGTCAGCTACGACGAGGACACGGCGGAGTTCACGCTGACGGTCGAGGACCTCAAGACTGGCACCACGAAGACCCACATTTTCGACAAGCTCGTTGTCTCCACCGGCCACTTCTCCGTCCCGTCGGTCCCCGAGTTCAAGGGCATCAAGACCTTCCCGGGCGAGGTCCTGCACGCCCACGATTTCCGCGGCGCCGAGCGCTTTGACGGCAAGCACCTGCTCATGATCGGCAGCAGCTACTCCGCGGAGGACATTGGCATGCAGGCCCACAAGATGGGCGCCGCATCCATCACCTTTAGCTACCGCACGGCCCCGATGGGTTACAAATGGCCGGAGAACACGCAGGAGCGTCCGCTCGTCACCGACTTCCAGGGCCGCACCGCGCACTTTAGCGACGGCACCCAGGGCGAGTTCGACGTCGTCGTGCTTTGCACGGGTTACCAGCACAAGTACCCGTTCCTGCCGAGCGAACTCTCGCTCAAATCCCCCAACGTGCTGTATCCGGCGAACCTCTACAAGGGCGTGGTGTGGCAGCAAAACACCAACCTGTTCTACCTTGGCGCGCAGGACCAGTACTACACCTTCAACATGTTTGACGCCCAGGCCTGGTTCGCCCGCGACGTCATGACCGGCGTCATTTCGCTGCCGTCGCTGGCGGCGCGAGAAGCCGACATCCAGGTGTGGCTGGACCGC
Proteins encoded in this window:
- a CDS encoding primary-amine oxidase, translating into MTANTEVQTVLGVSHPLDQLSRAEISRAVSILKDGPAGAETFRYISVEMREPSKEDLRNGTVTEREADAVLIDRADGRAYEAIVNLDAGLVTRWTQLAAGIQPPFMLDEFAECEENCKKDPRVVEALNARGLTDLDLVCFEPWSVGWFGEDAQGRRLMRALVFVRQDPDDSPYAHPIENLVVIYDLSSGTVARIEDNEVIPIPAASGNYLPKYVGPARTDLKPLSITQPEGASFTVTGNHVTWADWSFRVGFTPREGLVLHQLRFRNKDTERPVINRASLAEMVVPYGDPAPVQAKKNAFDSGEYNIGNMANSLKLGCDCLGEIQYFDGITTDSHGNPMTIKNAICMHEEDDSILWKHFDFREGTAEVRRNRKLVISFIATVANYEYAFYWHLFLDGSIEFLVKATGILSTAAQHPDQRTPYGQALNNDGLYAPIHQHLFNVRMDFELDGLRNSVYEVDTEIPEDNPTLTAFRAVDRLLETEQAAIRKADVAKHRFWKVVNHESKNLVNEPVAYRLIPTNAITLAADERSHVSQRAQFARNNLWVTPYNRDERFPAGEYPNQSTGGDGLPEWTKNDRNIVDEDLVVWYTFGMHHVVRLEDWPVMPRQNIGFMLEPHGFFDQNPALNLPDLTQAATTSNESTCCNEN
- a CDS encoding glyceraldehyde-3-phosphate dehydrogenase; amino-acid sequence: MLQTTDSCLDTWMSREALAESMIPVIGRLYRENNVVTSIHGRSLINNSTMNILKAHRFARRINKVELLPEETAPLLDTLAQLQLGPAAIDIARLNQKFKDEGTGVTLEEFLRSELAEIVDKHGTGHGTGTDVVLYGFGRIGRLLARLLVEKAGGGDGLRLRAIVVRRGSGNDLTKRASLLRRDSVHGPFEGTIRVDEDANTITANGVRVQVIYSDSPATIDYTEYGINNALVVDNTGRWRDAEGLSQHLQSKGVARVLLTAPGKGELKNVVHGINHDTIVDTDRIVSAASCTTNAITPVLKAINDRFGVVHGHVETVHSYTNDQNLIDNFHAGDRRGRSAALNMVITETGAATAVAKALPEMLGKLTGSSIRVPTPNVSLAILNLSLENGTTKEEVNSHLREMSLHSNLRRQIDFVDSPEVVSTDFVGSRRTGIVDGLATVSTDKNLILYVWYDNEFGYSAQVVRVMEQMAGVKRPSFPATDVVQEAISVLAALRTP
- a CDS encoding cupin domain-containing protein; protein product: MSTTTPQPTLATREAIDFWPATPLSPMEDKWQSLRCRFINAKPIGAWDDFILSEWELEACAWEDFHPHTETNFVLAGELHIHSEGKTVILGPGDSARVNPGQTGRYWAPVYARMVTIYGPNPEGLESHSFRYETLNTK
- a CDS encoding cupin domain-containing protein, translated to METTLVGTLTKAGAIHKVENGYLGLPSMNLPGSEAAIGDSLHNPEGTVMSAGFFELKASEPVVYTYTYDEMKVVIKGHFILTDQTTGETTHAKERDVLFFPKGTTVKFETPDYGLGFFTGDRTFAP
- a CDS encoding NAD(P)-binding domain-containing protein, coding for MTLRVGIIGAGPSGMAQLRAFESARQKGAAIPEILCFEKQDDWGGQWNSSWRMGLDAHGEPVHTSMYRHLWSNGPKECLEFSDYSFDEHFGRPISSFPSREVLFDYIKGRVEKSDVRKYVQFNTVARHVSYDEDTAEFTLTVEDLKTGTTKTHIFDKLVVSTGHFSVPSVPEFKGIKTFPGEVLHAHDFRGAERFDGKHLLMIGSSYSAEDIGMQAHKMGAASITFSYRTAPMGYKWPENTQERPLVTDFQGRTAHFSDGTQGEFDVVVLCTGYQHKYPFLPSELSLKSPNVLYPANLYKGVVWQQNTNLFYLGAQDQYYTFNMFDAQAWFARDVMTGVISLPSLAAREADIQVWLDRLAALPDHNAEADFQSDYLRELIDATDYPPFDLDAVSQLFKDWMGHKERDILGYRDMVHRSVVTGTMATKHHTRWLNAMDDSMERYLNGPSQDLDADTRVPSPWAPASSRQHQHESS